The following DNA comes from Bacteroidetes bacterium SB0662_bin_6.
CAATCCCGGGGTCGAACAAGCCGACATCGAAGCGGATATCCGCGCCCATTTGCTCCCGAGAGTGATCGACGATTACCTGCTGGACGACGAGTATATCCTTCATGTGAATCCCACGGGAGAATTCGAGATCGGGGGCCCGCATGGCGATGCGGGGCTTACGGGCCGTAAGATCATTGTAGATACGTACGGCGGGAAGGGCGCCCATGGCGGAGGGGCCTTCAGTGGGAAGGATGCTACCAAAGTGGATCGGTCGGGCGCCTATGCGGCGCGGCATATAGCGAAAAACATTGTGCAGGCACGCCTTGCGGAAGAGGTAGAGGTGCAAATATCCTATGCGATCGGCGTCGAGGAACCGGTTTCCGTTGCCCTCGACACGAAAGGCACGGGCGGCGAACTGCCGGATCGGGAACTGGCGGCGATCGTGCGTGATACGTTCGACCTGCGACCGGCAGCTATCATAGAACGTTTCGATTTGCGCAAGCCGCAATACCTGGAAACAGCAGCGTACGGGCATTTTGGGCGTTCCGGATTTGCGTGGGAGGAAACGGATTGCGTCGACATGCTGAAAGACGCCGTGGGCGTGGGCGTGTAGCCCGTTTCCGCGAGCGTTTTCCATTCAAAGTTGTTGTCTTTGTTGCACTGTGTTTGCTTGCAGCGCAGGAAGGGCGGTCGCAGGAAAGGCAGGTCCGGGGAGACGCTCACAGGTCCGCATACGACCATGCTCTTCTTCAGCTCAGGCCGGAAGTGCTTGACCGGATTGCGGGCGAGGATACGGTCCGGACGCCGCGCACCCGATCGGTCGCCGAGGGCCGCGTCGATTTGGAAACGGGCGTTTTTCGCGCCCGGTACCGCATCGGGGATCGTGTGTCGGAAGGGTTGTCTACGGCGCAGGCCGCCCTTGTGCATCTCGAACAACACGGCGAAGCGTACGGTATGACCGCCGCCGCGGAGCATCTTCGCGTCGAGCATATCCGGGAGGGCAGCTACGCCCGCCATGTCCGTTTCCGGCAGACGCTTGCCGGCGTGCCGGTATACCGGGCCGATGTCACGGTGAGCCTCGACCGGCGCGGACAGCCGACCATGGTCGTCAGCGGATATATTCCCCGCCTTGAACAGGTGCGCGGATTCGATCCTGTTCCCGCTCTTTTGCGCGCCGCCGCGCAGGACATCGCGCGTAGCGCCGCCGACCCCGAACTGACCGTATCCGAGCCGGAACTGGTCGTTTATGCGTCGGATATTCCCCGGCTTGTCTGGAAAGTCCCGGCCGTCTCTGCGGGGCTTCCCGTTTCGTGGCACGTACTTGTTGACGCCGGGACAGGGGAAATTCACCGTATGCTCAACACGTCGCTCCATGCACACAAGGCATCGTCCGTATCGCCCGGATCCGGTCGTGCGGCAGTCCGCGCCGCCCCGGCCCATGTCGCTGGACTCGCCCCATCGCCTGTGGTCCTGGCCCCGACGATGCCTCCCCCGTTCGTTGTTTCCCCACCGGTTTCCGGGAAAGGGATCCGGACAGTGGACGGGGCCGGGTTGGTCTTCGATCCCGATCCGCTCACGTCCGCCGGCGTGGAGTACGGAGGGGACTACCAGGACGGCGACGATGCGGATACGGCGGCGCTGACCGGACAACTTGTGCAGGTCACATTGCGC
Coding sequences within:
- a CDS encoding methionine adenosyltransferase: MSYLFTSESVSEGHPDKVADQISDAVLDAALEKDPYSRVAVETLVTTGLVLVAGEMTTETYVDVEKIARRTIREIGYTDPALRFDAESCAVLTAIHEQSENIKRGVDTGGAGDQGIMFGYACRESESLMPLPIMYAHGLVRELASIRKHERIMPYLRPDAKSQVTIEYEDDRRTPRRIHTVVVSTQHNPGVEQADIEADIRAHLLPRVIDDYLLDDEYILHVNPTGEFEIGGPHGDAGLTGRKIIVDTYGGKGAHGGGAFSGKDATKVDRSGAYAARHIAKNIVQARLAEEVEVQISYAIGVEEPVSVALDTKGTGGELPDRELAAIVRDTFDLRPAAIIERFDLRKPQYLETAAYGHFGRSGFAWEETDCVDMLKDAVGVGV